The genomic window CACATCCAAAGAGCCGTTCACATAAAGGTTGACGGTTTTATCGAACCCGACCAGCGGATAGCGGGTGGGAAAAGATCCGGGATCGTCATGAATTTCATTCCACGTTTTGCGCATGGCCTTTTCCATGCTCTTCACCCGCTCCGGCTCCTGTTTGGCGATATCATTTTTTTCCCGCGCATCGTCCGCCATGTTAAACAACATCACCTTGGGGCCGCGTTTAACGAGTTTGAAGTCCCCGCGCCGGAGTGAGAGAGCCTGGTTTTCGTAGATGATGCGGTCTTTGATATCGCTGCATTCCCATTTTACCTCCGGGTTTTTCATCTTCCACGGAAAGTTCTGCGGCTTCATCCATGGCCACGGCTGCACGGGAACCGCACGTAAAATATCGCGAACAGGTAGCTCGCCAGACTCCGCAAATGCGGGCAGCAGGGAAATGCCATCCAGCGGCTTCTGAGTGGGAAGCGTTTTTGCATCGGCCGCGTCGAGCAGCGTCGGATAGATGTCGCAGATGCTCGCCGGAGTGTTGATCACGCGCGGGGCCCAATTCTCAGGATAACGGAAGAAGGCCGGCACTCGGGTGCCCCCCTCCCAGACGGTGGACTTTTCTCCCCGAAGGCCGCTGGGATTTCGCAGCCGGTCTTCTTCTGCATTCAGGCGGGTACGCCCCATTTTCTTGACGATGTTTCCATAGGTTTTCGGAATGGCACCGTTGTCCGACAAAAAGATAATGATGGTATTTTCGCGCAGGCCCAGCTCATCGACCGCGTCAATCACCCGGCCGGTATATTCGTCGAGCATGGTGATGTAGGCCCAGAGCGTGGCGAGCGGACGGGAGACGCCGCGGTCGAGATAGGGTTGCACATATTCATCGCGCGCATTCCACGGCGCATGGATGGCGGAAAACGGGACGTAGAGGAAGAACGGATCGTTCCGGTGGCGCTTCATGAAGTCGATGGATAGATCGCAAATCCACTCGCTACTGTTGCGCTCGCCTGCTTTTTCCAACCCCTGGAATGTTCCGTTCAGAACGCCGTACGGCTCTTCATCGTCGTAGAGGCTGGCCAGGAAAAAGGCCTCATCAAAACCTCGGTTCCACGGCGCGCGCGGCGAGTCCTCGGCATAATATTGCGAAGCCAGGTGCCACTTGCCGAACATCCCGGTTTTATAGCCGGAAGCCTTGAGCGTATCGGCCAGCGTTACCTCATCCAGATTCAG from Pontiella desulfatans includes these protein-coding regions:
- a CDS encoding sulfatase-like hydrolase/transferase is translated as MKIVRSILLGILAAVCAQAAQQPNIVLIMSDDHGYDDVGIRHETGGPSTPNLDRLASQSVEFRQFYAQPLCAPSRASLLTGREFLRTGVWGVHCGRTELNLDEVTLADTLKASGYKTGMFGKWHLASQYYAEDSPRAPWNRGFDEAFFLASLYDDEEPYGVLNGTFQGLEKAGERNSSEWICDLSIDFMKRHRNDPFFLYVPFSAIHAPWNARDEYVQPYLDRGVSRPLATLWAYITMLDEYTGRVIDAVDELGLRENTIIIFLSDNGAIPKTYGNIVKKMGRTRLNAEEDRLRNPSGLRGEKSTVWEGGTRVPAFFRYPENWAPRVINTPASICDIYPTLLDAADAKTLPTQKPLDGISLLPAFAESGELPVRDILRAVPVQPWPWMKPQNFPWKMKNPEVKWECSDIKDRIIYENQALSLRRGDFKLVKRGPKVMLFNMADDAREKNDIAKQEPERVKSMEKAMRKTWNEIHDDPGSFPTRYPLVGFDKTVNLYVNGSLDVLGNTRGQGDHVRINFNEKGDGVILGLDVQSPGVYRATLTAGTKADGSTSPIRITAGSSELELTLSRTRKIDHTQDQLVYLKHYDEFELGELTFPRSGKQTLRLEITGSSTLIKSLHAIRLTRGEKTK